The DNA sequence TAAGAACATACAAAGTAGAAGCTAACGGAGCCGTCGCGCCTCTTCGTTTACAGATTTAATGCATTCCATTCGTCGCATTTTAGGTCATGGATGTGGTACAAAAGGTACAAAATGTGCTGAAGAGCGCACTCGATAAGCCACCAACCTTAACGGGTTCGATACCGAAGATTCCGGAACACGCCAACGTCGAATGGAGCAACATTCTTCCAGCGATTCTATCTGGCGAAGCGGAGGCGATCTCCTCGAACAACGAGCCCAGTCATTCGATCACGACTGAGAGGATCCAGGTTGAGTCGACCCCGAAATACTCAACGAGAAAACCGGCGACTCCAGATGTTCAGACGAACGCATACGCCGGCTTTACCAACAATTTGCAGGGGAAACCTCTGCACAGTCACCACTTGGCGGCGACCGAGAAGCCGATGATTCCGGTGCCAGTGATCACCCTGACGGAGCAAAAGCTGTCGACGCTACATTCCGCCATGACCGAGAGCCCGATCTTCCAGATAATTAGCGTAATTCCGGTCGAGAGTGTCGGGATTAAGAAGGATCAAATTGACCTGTTTGCAATCGGTACCAGCGTCACGAGCTCAGGGACCACCCATCAAATACCCCAAATACCTGACCAGACCGAGGAGAGCCAAACGGACCAGTACGTCGAGTTAGCTCTATCGGAAGTGCCTGAGGATTCGACGTCCCCGCAGCTAacgattttaaatatgtatccTGTAAATATTACGAAACAAACTACCGCTACCAGCAGCAAGGTGGATCAAGAAACCGCGGCGACTTATTCGATGATCACGCCGGTGACGCATTCGTCTTCCACCAAAGAAACTGCAGAATTGATCAGCACGACCGACAGGCTCTCCCCGTCGGACGTGAGTTACATTCTCGTGCATAGCAAGAACAATACGAAGATACCTGATGAATACTCTTCGTTCGGCGTTACGAAAGGATCTCAAACgcacgataaaataattccacAGACCCTCGCCACGTCGCCAGTGCCGATATCTCATCCGCCTTCGAGACCAGAGTTGGTGTCTAAAGAAACCACGCCGCACTCGCCGTCCACGCTCGCCTCCGTTACGAGAATTAAGGTTCCGACTATCTCGACGTCGTCGCACGCGTTCATCTCGGATCATTATCTCGGGGAGGACTCCTCAACGGTCACGAAACAGTTGTCGAGCCCGGTAACGCCGTCGTACGGAGAGGCTTATCTCAATTCTCTGCCGACCGAAATTCAATCCCCGTCGTCGATGGAACCGTTACCTACGCAATTAGTCGAGTCTTTCTCGAGTGTAATAAATCAAGTTTCGGAAGTGAAACCGCCCGTCCTGCCCCTGACGTCCCCGTCGAACGAGAGGCCAAAGATACcgataatgaatattaattacgatcaAAGGCGCAACGTGTCTCAGGCGACGCTCATAAACACCTCGACGTCTCAAGGcgcaaataaagaaattgttaaaTCTGCCGTTAACACGCAACCCTACGGAACCGTTACCACTGAAATTTCATCACGAGACCCGACCATCGAGTTAGTCGACTATTCAATTCCCGTCACCCATCGGCCTTTTATCTCGATGGACGAAGGTTTGAGCATTTCCACCAATTCTCGAATTACAGCGACGACGTCGGCAACTTCGACCAGAATCGGATCGACGAATAATAAAGTAGCAACTAATAGTTTCGCCACGACGCCGGCTGGGCTCAAATCGACAAGTGCATCGATTTCAGGATTAACCTCAGGATCAACCTCAGCATTAACCTCAGGATCAATCTCAGGTTCAACCTTAGGGTCAACATTGTCCTCGCTGGGGCAACTTCCATTCGAGACGCACGCCACAGTTGCAGTTTTTCCGACGGGTCAAACTGAAAGTACCGCAATTTTTGAGAGTATCGCGTCGTCCGAAAAGATCTCCACTTCTACAGCGAGTGATACCAAAACGCAATCGACCGTTGTGTCGACCGACACGAATCTATCTTCGAATAAACCTACGActaatgaatattttgacaatacTCTCGCAAGCTTTAATTGGAGCGATCCGGTATCGGTGATTGATCAAGTATTGAGCACTGCACCGCTACCGTCTATTATTCCTGCGATCGAGCCAATCGGTTTACCTAGGAATGCATCGAATCTCGCAGCCAGCAAATTGGCGAGCAGCCTCATCGCCGGATTCGTAACGAGCACATCGACCGAGAAAATTAACGGTGATTCAGTCAAAAATACATCAGCCGAATATGTAAAACTCGCCCAACAGTCCACCGAAAATATTACTCAGAAGGAAAGAAATGTTACGCAATCGACGCAGGAGACATTAACGGACCCGACTCGAAACGGTACATTAATTTACCGTGCACCGGTGGAGACGAAAGAGTCGAATGATACTTTAGAACCGACTAAATTGCCGAGTGCTAACGAGAGAACCGATTCCACGAAGGCACCTGCGTCGTCCCcggcaaataaatttacaaacgaCGAAACAGAAGATAGCACTGGGCAGAGTGCAACGACCGTAGGAATTATTACTGTGAAACCTGAGCAAAgttcgacgacgacgaacgaTCTTAGTACTCGATTGCCAGGTGCGAATAAAACGGCGCTCGATGCAAGCCAGAAGAAAGCGGAaattaaggaaaaaataaagacgacAGAGGCGCCTATTGTGAGAACAGACTTGAGTCCAGAATTATCTCCGCTATCCGTGAAAATCGTGAATGACACCAGAAACTCGGGATTCTCGGAGAACAGCACGAAGATAGAGGCACCAAGCGAAAAGAATGGCTCGTTCGCGAATACGTCGCCAACAAAAGAGACTCTAACGACTCAATCTACTAAGAATTCTTCTCCTAATTTCTACAGCTCACCTGTATACAGCAACTTTACAACGAACGTCGTACTAAACGCTACGTCTGGTAGCGTTATCGCGTTGAGCAAAAATTCTACCGATTTTGCGCCCTCACAAAATCGCGTCACCAGCACAGTTAGCTATAAAGACAAAGACAGCACGCAgaataaaaagattgaaaataGCACTGTCACTTCACCCGTATCGATTCAAGAATATACCGAGAGCTCGATCAAAGGCGTAACGCAAGAATCATTTACGACGGATAACGGAGGTGGGAACAAAGGGAACACTTTTCGGCCTTATAACTCTGCTAATAACTCGTCGAATTATAACGATAGAAATGTGACGGAAAGTATATCGACGACGAATGCACCGGCGATTAAGAGCGACGGTCAGTTGAATAACACGGAGAGCAAGACCGCGTCTTCGAAACATTCCGAGAGTTCGTTGAAACCGAATGTGACACGCTCGCAAGTATCGACGACGCCGTCGAGCGTTCCGGTTCGCCAGACCTTGAGGCCTACGACCGGTCATAAACCGCTGGAAAAGGCCGACGCTACGAAGACCGATGCGGACGTAGGTACGGAAGACAAATGGACTCTTATATCGCAGCAGGCTCCGCCGCCTATGTCGAAGTTTCCAAAACCGCCGAAACCACCGAAGCCACTGAGAAAACCAGTCAATCATCCTTCaccatcgtcgtcgtcgccgtctaACTTGAACGATAACACTCACATTCGTTCTCCAGGCATGGAAGCTGCAGCGCATCAAGATCAgcaaccgtcctcgacacAGTCTCTTCTTCCATTAGAGGCGTCTCAAAGCGCAATTGGCTTAGACATCACTATAAGACACACGAGCGCTGATATCGTGAACTTTGCGAAACTTTGCAATGAACTGGCTTTCAATTTCTGGGTAGCTACTAATAAAGGTTTGAGCACCGCGAGGTCGCTAGCGCTGTCGCCGTTCGGCATGACCAGTTTGCTGGCGATGATCTTCTTAGGCGCTCGCGGCCCGACGTCCGATCAAATGAACGAGGTATTAGGTCTGGACGACGTAGCAACTTTCAATCCGCACCTGGTGTTCCAGAATATAACTGACACGGTAGGTCTTGCTCGCGGCCAGGGTATCGCGAACGCCGCCTTCGTCCGCGAGCTGTTCGCCGATAAGATGAAGGTTAGGAAGCTAATGCCTTTCTACAAAGAGCAGGCCCAACAGTTTTACGAGGGCCTCGTGACCGAGGTAAACTTTGCTACCATCAGCGATCTCGTGCGTAGGAGAACGAATCTGTTGGTCAGAAAGCAGACTGGAGGTAGAATTAAAGATTTCGTTAAGACGAACACGGTACCGCTGAGATCACCTTTGGCAGCCCTTTCGGCTAACGTGTTCCAGACCGACTGCAACAGTAGCCTGACCAGCTCCATCGGCAGAGACGGCGAGCTGTATTTCGCCGTCTCGCCGGCCGTCAGGCAAAGGAAACTCGTGCCGGTTCCGGCCACGACTTGGCGATCGGGTGTCTTGGCCGGCTACGAGCCCAGCATCGACGCTACGACGGTCGCTATCGGAGGCAGCGATAAATTGGTCTCGACGATCTTCGTTCTTCCAGGTCAGCAAGGTCACACAGCACCCGGCGATAATCTGGACCGTCTCGAGCAGCGTCTTGTCAGAAGCGCGTTCCGCGACGGAGCCTGGAATAAGCTTCTTAAGGTGTTAATACCGAGGTACGGCCTTGAACTGCAGGTGCCTAAATTCAGTCACAGATCCGTCGTCAATGCGACCGCTGCCTTGAAGAGAATGGGCCTTGATGAACTCTTCTCGGGCAACGCTGACTTTAAGGGCATCAACGGCGTGGGTCACCGTCTGCACCTGGCCGACGTATTACAGGTAGATTAATTCATTCGCGATACATTCGATATTTATATCTTATCTACCTGTgatattgaattttctttacaGATGAACTTATTCAGCACGTGCGGCGACGAAAATATCCTTAACGGCCGGCATCACATAGAAACGTATCCCGCGAGTCCATTAAGAAGAAACGTTGAACGACGAATGGATGATGACATTTTTGACGACGTCACTGAAAAAGATATACTGAGATACCGGGTATCGCAAGAGAACGAAGATTCTTACGCGGACCAGTCATCGCGTACGGATCTGTTCGGATTTTACAGAGAGGAACGACAGCTTTCCGGATCGTCGGAAAGACCAAGATTGAAGCTCGACAGGCCCTTCTTGTATTTCGTCCGGCACAATCCTTCAGGAATAATTCTACATATGGGACGTTTTAATCCGCGATTGCTGCCTTAAAGGCTTGTCATCTGTCGAATTTCATTAATTCGACTCTGTTCCTTCTATTCGACGTGCACgaatttttttgtacaatcGAGGAAAACCAATTCTCGACACGATTGCTCAAACGACTTGTTCTTTATAGTCTAATGTAGATTCAACGTGACGGAATTTCGCGGCTTgttctcttattttattttatttttttttatttttttatatttttaataatgaagaaGGACGTGTATTTGGCATGCTCAACAGAAATTTATGAACAATTTTACTTATTGTTAGACTTATTAGTTTCTTCAACGTTTTCACCTAGAGATAAGAAAATAGCACGATATCTCGCGATGTCGTTCGTAGCGCGTTAATATACGTCACGAGCGAACGTGCGGCATTGACATGAATCTTATCACCTTATGGTATATTTAGGGAGTGGTtaaacgcattaaaaaataacagactgaaaaaaaaaagatcttaaTCGCGGTCcaaataatcattattataccttttatttttatacgcgagcaaaaatatgataatgaaaattaaacgcgaaCTGTCAAACGTCATTACTCTATTTGGACCCTGATTGACATTGTAcgcatttcttttaatacgATTAACAAGTGTGATACGTAATTGAGCTGAATTCTTTTTGTACATTTCGTAGAATTAATCCGTTAGGACTAAACGCGTTTAATCCAAATGCACGTGCATTGTATGCGGAAAAGTATCTCGATGTATCTTCTCGGCAATGACTCGATATCAAATGGATGGCGCGTTGAATAAAAGCAACATCTCTCGTTCGTCGTTCTGTCGTTTTTAAAGGCAAATTTCACGCCGGCTCTCTGGGCATTAACCGTACTTGTGAGCACAAGATAAGAGCGTTACGCCGATATCGCGCGACCTACCATTAAATAGTATGCAAACCTCTTTCTCAATTCCGGAACAGCAATTCGGCGTTGTAAAGTACATCGCAATGTAGAATATATATGACAAGTGACGAAAATTACATTGTACCTGCTGTTGTAAATTCAAATCGATCATTGACGAGACGTTGGCGTAGATTTGCACGATTACGTCTTTACATCGTATACCATGACGTAATTATAAAGCAAATTGTGATAGCAACGATGTTAAAATAACTTatatcgattaatattatttaatatcgtcgTTAATGCAATTTGCTCTccagcaaaattaaaaactgcacTTTTCACTCGACGTAAcaccttaattttttttttatgcatgcATACGTTAgtgattttttaatgcacTCTATCGTACTCTTCTTTATATTTCAGTCCATTTACGCATATCATTGTCGTTATCTGTGCCAAAATGGTGTGCGTCATGGGTGATAACTGCACCGGCAATGAAGCGGTAGTCTTCGTTCTCTTATCGCGTAGTTGTCGTAAAGTCGTCATAAAGGTGGAAGCTTATTGTTTTTCAGTTCTCAACGTTGCGATTCAACCGACAAAACCGCGACCCAAATtgcttgaataattttatttcgcgttctTTAACACGATGTTCCAGGTGATCGTCCAATCGCGTCGAAAGTGCTAATTGCAAGTTTTTAAGCCTATTGATCGACGTGCAAGGTAAAGAATGGCTTTTGTGTTACTGTctcacgttattatttttttttttttctttcaagagcgttatatttttcacaatCGTTTTCTAGTACTTCTTATCGCTCACAATCAATTGAGACGCCGATTTCCGCGTCAACTGTGCAATCTTCAGTAATTTGATGCAATCGAGGACCACTCGGGACTCTCATCGGGCGCTTCCACTTTGTTCTGGCGAGGAGAAATCGTACATCGCTTTAAACGGACATCTGGAATTCAAAATAAACGATGGGTTGACACAAGTTTCAGATAGCTCGGTTTGCGTTCTCCAACGCGTTACGCAACGTCACCGCGATGTAGAGCAACGTGAATAATTCTAATGACGCTTCCCGCATCGGATAGGCACAGCGCACGAAAATCCGATCGCACCTCTTACTACCGATGTTACCGTACCGACATATGTATCAGCTCGAAGATCGTTTATCATTGCAAATAAGTAGAATACACTTGTGATAAGCCGGTAGATTAATAACGACTGCGAAGAGGAAATTTTACGAGACCGCGTCTCGCACCCAAAGATGTTTTTCCTGATCCTGATGGTATGTATACCGCCCTGCTGACCGTTCATATTTTCCCGGCGATTGTCAGTAACCCATAATTCAGCACAATAACTTCGTGCCTCTAATCAACGGCGATTATCAGCGCCCGTTATCGTCCCGAGATCGATCGCTATCGATATCTTGAGCTCTTTTAAATCGCGTATATTGTTGTTCGTCGCTGCAAAAAGTCGAAGATTGGCTTAATGCCgagaaaacgaaattaaacaaatacaTACAAGAACGCGTTTTCGTCCTGGTGGATTCCACGTGGGAGGCGCGCTGTCCTATAATGCGACTTGTTCAGGATGCGGATTGCTCCGGCCGCATGCTGGCCACCATCCTGGTCGCGTGGGTGACGACGGCGATGATAGCCTCGATACTGCTGCAATGGGAACATATGTGGATCGTTCTGGTAATACTGACGCTGCTGTTCTTCCTGGTTTGTGGATACACCGTCTACACGGTGAAGAGAACTCACGCGAGGATCCTGCTCGAGCAACAAAGAGCGGCGATTCGGACGATCTCGGGCATCGCCAACTCTCGGAGACaggtaagtttttttttttccggtttCTTATTTCTGAACGGCATCATCTATGTTCGCTCTTTGCAGGAACCGTTGGCGTTTGCGGTGCGCTCGCCTCCGGATCTGCCGCCGTCTTACGCGTCCGTGGTGACGGTCCCGGGATCATCGGCGCCCGTCCGAGCTTCAGAGACCGGCGGTTCGTCCGGCGATAACAAATTCGAGGATCCTCCACCGTATTCCATCGTGATCTCATCGATAAGAGAGCAAGAGCAAAACGCGGGAATCTCGAGCGAGCGGTGCGTGCCGCCTGCAGTATCTGCGAAAAGAAACGACATCGTCATTACCGTATCTCCCGATCTTGCTTCTGCGTCGCACACGTAATAGttcaatgaaattaatttaatagaaaatacaaGTGAAACTGATATCGGAAAGAAAATGCGATTGGATGTCTAACACACGATCGAACGTACacttaattgtatttttataacaatcaCCGGAAGTAAAGGACGAAGACTGATTGTGAGATCAACAGGATTTACAAAAATTCCGGTAAAGATTTTTTCAAGCATGAAAccacgatatttttttttttcttttttctttgcgttGTCTTTGCGTtgtaattatgtatattaatttatgtatattaaatttgtcataaAATCTCAACGCTCGTACATtttcgatttattattaatctcaATTAATAATCCTTATTACATCgtcgaataaatttctaaCCTACAAAAATGAGCCGACTTAGAAAACTCCATCGCTCTCcctttcatttttaaatattatcttaaaCTTCGTACCATtcattcttaatttttttttcacattactaataataaactaaattaaataattaaatatttaattaaataattaaataaatttttatttgtagtcaactatggtttcttctagttgACTACAA is a window from the Cardiocondyla obscurior isolate alpha-2009 linkage group LG01, Cobs3.1, whole genome shotgun sequence genome containing:
- the LOC139108986 gene encoding uncharacterized protein, whose amino-acid sequence is MSQRSCWLLPALIVSWTILQFGAALPAHNERPHVPVNAFDASGSTSTIIRQDHDGRAHHPPSGKNETQSSHKLVASPAGLLRPDKFQFYTYNEKGDMITRQMTAQEIQGLIAAGGTDHIVDRQEPQKADDVLTGGKKVMDVVQKVQNVLKSALDKPPTLTGSIPKIPEHANVEWSNILPAILSGEAEAISSNNEPSHSITTERIQVESTPKYSTRKPATPDVQTNAYAGFTNNLQGKPLHSHHLAATEKPMIPVPVITLTEQKLSTLHSAMTESPIFQIISVIPVESVGIKKDQIDLFAIGTSVTSSGTTHQIPQIPDQTEESQTDQYVELALSEVPEDSTSPQLTILNMYPVNITKQTTATSSKVDQETAATYSMITPVTHSSSTKETAELISTTDRLSPSDVSYILVHSKNNTKIPDEYSSFGVTKGSQTHDKIIPQTLATSPVPISHPPSRPELVSKETTPHSPSTLASVTRIKVPTISTSSHAFISDHYLGEDSSTVTKQLSSPVTPSYGEAYLNSLPTEIQSPSSMEPLPTQLVESFSSVINQVSEVKPPVLPLTSPSNERPKIPIMNINYDQRRNVSQATLINTSTSQGANKEIVKSAVNTQPYGTVTTEISSRDPTIELVDYSIPVTHRPFISMDEGLSISTNSRITATTSATSTRIGSTNNKVATNSFATTPAGLKSTSASISGLTSGSTSALTSGSISGSTLGSTLSSLGQLPFETHATVAVFPTGQTESTAIFESIASSEKISTSTASDTKTQSTVVSTDTNLSSNKPTTNEYFDNTLASFNWSDPVSVIDQVLSTAPLPSIIPAIEPIGLPRNASNLAASKLASSLIAGFVTSTSTEKINGDSVKNTSAEYVKLAQQSTENITQKERNVTQSTQETLTDPTRNGTLIYRAPVETKESNDTLEPTKLPSANERTDSTKAPASSPANKFTNDETEDSTGQSATTVGIITVKPEQSSTTTNDLSTRLPGANKTALDASQKKAEIKEKIKTTEAPIVRTDLSPELSPLSVKIVNDTRNSGFSENSTKIEAPSEKNGSFANTSPTKETLTTQSTKNSSPNFYSSPVYSNFTTNVVLNATSGSVIALSKNSTDFAPSQNRVTSTVSYKDKDSTQNKKIENSTVTSPVSIQEYTESSIKGVTQESFTTDNGGGNKGNTFRPYNSANNSSNYNDRNVTESISTTNAPAIKSDGQLNNTESKTASSKHSESSLKPNVTRSQVSTTPSSVPVRQTLRPTTGHKPLEKADATKTDADVGTEDKWTLISQQAPPPMSKFPKPPKPPKPLRKPVNHPSPSSSSPSNLNDNTHIRSPGMEAAAHQDQQPSSTQSLLPLEASQSAIGLDITIRHTSADIVNFAKLCNELAFNFWVATNKGLSTARSLALSPFGMTSLLAMIFLGARGPTSDQMNEVLGLDDVATFNPHLVFQNITDTVGLARGQGIANAAFVRELFADKMKVRKLMPFYKEQAQQFYEGLVTEVNFATISDLVRRRTNLLVRKQTGGRIKDFVKTNTVPLRSPLAALSANVFQTDCNSSLTSSIGRDGELYFAVSPAVRQRKLVPVPATTWRSGVLAGYEPSIDATTVAIGGSDKLVSTIFVLPGQQGHTAPGDNLDRLEQRLVRSAFRDGAWNKLLKVLIPRYGLELQVPKFSHRSVVNATAALKRMGLDELFSGNADFKGINGVGHRLHLADVLQMNLFSTCGDENILNGRHHIETYPASPLRRNVERRMDDDIFDDVTEKDILRYRVSQENEDSYADQSSRTDLFGFYREERQLSGSSERPRLKLDRPFLYFVRHNPSGIILHMGRFNPRLLP
- the LOC139108914 gene encoding uncharacterized protein, with protein sequence MRLVQDADCSGRMLATILVAWVTTAMIASILLQWEHMWIVLVILTLLFFLVCGYTVYTVKRTHARILLEQQRAAIRTISGIANSRRQEPLAFAVRSPPDLPPSYASVVTVPGSSAPVRASETGGSSGDNKFEDPPPYSIVISSIREQEQNAGISSERCVPPAVSAKRNDIVITVSPDLASASHT